From a single Paenibacillus sp. FSL W8-0426 genomic region:
- a CDS encoding CPBP family intramembrane glutamic endopeptidase — MNKKRFNIVPILFISIVVAACAPLLVWFKSSPPLLLKIFESAGYNLEMSYQITVLLLAFIVIGIVYGIAGKEGLAYLNLKRRDGIIRPEPWIGVKPKETETWKKLGVNFAIVITLVTSVVIYFQVVHGGGVSLELYPGVILILLFALMNAFSEEIIFRFSFVAVVSRYGFSPYVAQGLAASIFGIVHYFGNPGGIPGVLMAAFIGWFLAKSMLETKGFFWALTIHFLQDVVIFSALFMK, encoded by the coding sequence ATGAATAAAAAACGGTTCAATATCGTTCCCATCCTGTTCATTTCGATCGTGGTTGCTGCTTGTGCCCCTCTCTTGGTATGGTTCAAAAGCAGTCCGCCCCTCCTATTAAAAATATTCGAAAGTGCTGGATACAATCTAGAGATGAGTTATCAAATCACGGTATTGTTATTGGCTTTTATTGTGATCGGCATCGTCTATGGAATCGCGGGGAAAGAGGGACTTGCGTATTTAAACCTTAAAAGGCGGGATGGAATAATCCGGCCAGAACCGTGGATTGGCGTTAAGCCAAAAGAGACGGAGACGTGGAAAAAGTTAGGTGTAAACTTCGCAATCGTGATTACGTTGGTAACGTCTGTCGTCATCTACTTCCAAGTGGTTCATGGAGGGGGCGTAAGTCTGGAGCTATATCCCGGGGTTATACTCATCCTTCTATTTGCGCTTATGAATGCTTTTTCAGAAGAAATCATCTTTCGGTTTTCGTTTGTTGCCGTTGTTAGCAGATATGGATTTTCTCCGTATGTAGCGCAAGGATTAGCCGCATCGATCTTTGGTATCGTTCATTATTTTGGAAATCCGGGCGGGATACCAGGCGTATTGATGGCTGCTTTTATCGGATGGTTTTTGGCCAAATCAATGTTAGAAACAAAAGGATTTTTCTGGGCGCTAACGATCCATTTCTTGCAGGATGTCGTGATTTTCAGTGCCTTATTTATGAAATAG
- a CDS encoding PadR family transcriptional regulator: MKRINTTHFAILGLLRIKPMSAYELVKFSKESIGLFWNESYGHIHKSIKQLEQEGYVSVVEEAETGRRKIVYGVTRQGCEQLDSWLALPPEESVIRNELLMKLFVSDERHIPQLIAFLQEELEESERLTAMLAGIKASVPDKESKQAQLWLLTLDYGERYLRMTIEWCQHALESLNRPDRGQENE; the protein is encoded by the coding sequence ATGAAAAGAATCAATACCACCCATTTTGCCATTCTCGGCTTACTTCGCATTAAACCCATGAGTGCCTACGAACTTGTAAAGTTTTCGAAGGAAAGCATCGGCCTTTTCTGGAACGAATCCTACGGACATATTCATAAGAGCATCAAACAACTGGAGCAAGAGGGTTATGTGTCCGTTGTGGAAGAAGCTGAGACGGGGAGGCGTAAAATCGTCTATGGTGTTACGCGACAAGGATGTGAACAGCTTGATTCATGGTTAGCCCTCCCGCCGGAGGAATCTGTGATCAGGAACGAATTGCTTATGAAGCTCTTTGTCTCCGATGAACGGCATATCCCCCAATTAATCGCTTTTCTCCAGGAAGAATTAGAAGAGAGCGAGCGGTTAACTGCGATGCTTGCAGGAATTAAAGCGAGTGTTCCTGACAAGGAAAGCAAACAGGCCCAGCTCTGGTTGTTGACCCTCGACTACGGTGAGCGATATCTGCGAATGACCATCGAATGGTGCCAACATGCGTTGGAATCGTTAAACCGTCCAGACAGGGGGCAAGAGAATGAATAA